One window of Aspergillus oryzae RIB40 DNA, chromosome 3 genomic DNA carries:
- a CDS encoding rRNA-processing protein MPP10 (U3 small nucleolar ribonucleoprotein (snoRNP) subunit - Mpp10p), protein MADFAKDPALNAALSAPWAFLCPTSELNDTIVGSAKFFLDSLALSISDAQSARQRQNRKRKRCEANLDQNTEVLQLKQLFVEGFGSDQIWEQALRILDSAGQEIQRDCTLSNRHAGHSLSDEGITSFEGSDFAAESSENSELESHLEGTRDLSDVDEEVSMALDLDQGDSIHDALDSRSIDETLGEESESSETGSDGEQPGTYTEDPFGLNDGFFSIDDFNKQSELWERQDARGGPDDESESDEEVDWHADPLATGNISASLNKTPPSNETDRGVKDQSMGDDDDDDNDTSDEEGPTFNNVNLQDGLDSDTDDAYPGTAQGADWINTSDIKYSDFFAPPPRKSTTKRSRPLPKTQPVAAINNNDIDRAMADVRRDLFEDDASIENSDISDGELGEPETQKSTHEKQRARIADEIRRLEAANVAKKEWMLAGEAKAAERPVNSLIEEDLEVERIGKPVPVVTAEVSEDIEGLVKRRILAREFDEVIRRRPGITDSQVARKSRFELEDSKAQQSLAELYETDHLRATDPNYVDPKNQKLLREHNEISNLWKEISSQLDTLSNWHYKPKTPHAHINVVTDAATIMMEDAQPTAGGAVGSAATLAPQEIYTPGADGKASGEVVLRNGLSVSKEEMTREEKSRLRRQHKKQKKTTTNDKNRQSGKAAERQQIVSDLKKGDVKLVGKQGEVTDIHGQKLTGTGPRSGADALKL, encoded by the coding sequence AGATGCGAGGCAAACCTAGACCAAAACACCGAAGTATTGCAGTTAAAGCAGTTGTTCGTTGAGGGATTTGGCTCCGATCAGATCTGGGAGCAAGCACTTAGGATTCTTGACTCTGCTGGACAGGAAATCCAACGCGACTGTACATTAAGTAATCGACATGCTGGCCACTCTTTATCAGATGAAGGTATTACATCTTTCGAAGGCTCGGATTTTGCGGCTGAAAGTTCCGAGAACAGCGAGCTAGAGAGTCATCTAGAGGGTACCAGGGACCTGTCAgatgtcgatgaggaagtcaGTATGGCGTTGGATCTAGATCAGGGCGACTCGATACATGATGCATTGGACTCCCGGAGTATTGACGAGACTTTGGGCGAGGAAAGCGAATCCAGTGAAACTGGTAGTGACGGAGAACAACCCGGCACTTACACAGAGGACCCTTTTGGGTTGAATGATGGGTTCTTCTCAATTGACGATTTCAACAAACAATCAGAACTGTGGGAAAGACAAGACGCTCGGGGCGGCCCAGATGATGAATCTGAAAGTGACGAGGAAGTTGACTGGCATGCCGATCCCCTCGCCACTGGGAACATTAGCGCTTCTTTGAATAAAACACCACCGTCAAATGAGACCGACAGGGGTGTCAAGGATCAAAGTatgggtgatgatgatgatgatgataatgacaCaagtgatgaggaaggacCAACATTCAACAATGTCAATCTTCAGGATGGACTAGATTCAGATACAGATGATGCATATCCTGGTACTGCACAAGGGGCGGATTGGATCAATACTAGTGATATCAAGTATTCTGACTTTTTTGCGCCGCCACCCCGCAAGTCTACGACCAAAAGGTCACGTCCGCTCCCAAAAACCCAACCAGTTGCTGCGATTAATAATAACGATATAGACCGTGCAATGGCCGATGTACGGCGCGATTTatttgaggatgatgcttcAATTGAGAACAGTGATATATCCGATGGTGAACTAGGTGAACCTGAAACCCAAAAATCTACACACGAGAAACAACGCGCACGAATCGCCGATGAGATTCGTCGCCTGGAAGCTGCCAACGttgcaaagaaagaatggatgcTTGCTGGTGAAGCTAAAGCCGCAGAGAGACCCGTGAACTCGCTTATtgaggaagatcttgaagtgGAAAGGATTGGAAAGCCTGTACCTGTGGTTACTGCGGAGGTCTCCGAAGACATCGAAGGCCTTGTTAAGCGTCGGATCCTTGCCAGGGAATTTGATGAAGTTATCCGCCGCCGCCCTGGTATCACTGATAGCCAAGTTGCGAGAAAGAGTCGCTTTGAGCTTGAGGATTCTAAAGCTCAACAGAGCCTTGCAGAGCTATATGAGACTGATCACCTCCGAGCTACTGATCCTAACTATGTGGATCCTAAGAATCAGAAGCTTCTGCGCGAACACAATGAGATCAGTAATCTATGGAAAGAAATAAGCTCACAATTGGATACCCTCTCGAACTGGCACTATAAGCCCAAAACCCCACACGCACACATCAACGTTGTTACCGATGCGGCAACTATTATGATGGAGGATGCGCAACCAACAGCCGGAGGTGCTGTTGGTAGTGCAGCAACTCTTGCCCCCCAGGAGATCTATACACCTGGGGCTGACGGCAAGGCTTCTGGGGAAGTAGTTTTGAGGAACGGATTGTCAGTTTCCAAAGAGGAAATGACCCGTGAAGAGAAGTCAAGATTACGGCGACAAcacaagaagcaaaagaaaactaCCACCAACGATAAAAACCGACAGTCAGGAAAGGCAGCTGAGAGGCAACAAATTGTGTCGGATTTGAAAAAGGGTGACGTGAAATTGGTTggaaagcaaggagaagtCACGGATATCCATGGCCAAAAACTAACCGGAACGGGTCCAAGGAGTGGTGCGGATGCACTAAAGCTGTAG
- a CDS encoding uncharacterized protein (putative N2,N2-dimethylguanosine tRNA methyltransferase) translates to MMEASNSPDQQSVLSESILVSESLVPARDLKGVGHAEISFDGLLKDPLIIKEDLKEGCGGQLWPAGMVLARYLLLQHRSDFNNKTIVELGAGGGLVGLAVARGCDIGSSSVYITDQAPMLPLMETNIKLNNVSSRVAATVLNWGESLPDCIPKHPAIVLAADCVYFEPAFPLLISTLKNLLGPESICYFCFKRRRRADSRFLKLAKKLFHIVEVCDDPMAETYKRENIFLYSIRSK, encoded by the exons ATGATGGAAGCTTCCAATTCTCCCGACCAACAATCAGTGCTCAGTGAATCTATCCTTGTTAGCGAGTCGCTTGTTCCAGCAAGGGATCTCAAAGGAGTTGGCCATGCTGAAATTTCATTTGACGGCCTACTGAAAGACCCCCTAATAATCAAGGAAGATCTGAAGGAAGGGTGCGGAGGCCAGCTATGGCCGGCAGGCATGGTCCTAGCAAGATATTTGTTACTTCAGCACCGATCTGACTTTAACAATAAGACAAT TGTCGAGTTGGGAGCTGGCGGAGGTCTTGTGGGGCTTGCTGTTGCGCGCGGTTGCGACATCGGGTCGTCATCAGTATACATTACGGATCAAGCACCAATGCTCCCATTAATGGAGACTAATATTAAGCTGAACAATGTTTCCTCTCGTGTTGCAGCTACGGTGCTAAACTGGGGGGAATCTCTTCCAGACTGTATTCCGAAACACCCCGCTATCGTACTTGCCGCGGACTGTGTCTATTTTGAGCCggcctttcctttgctgaTATCAACTCTGAAAAACCTCCTAGGCCCAGAATCTATTTGCTATTTCTGCTTCAAGAGACGTAGACGAGCAGATTCTCGATTTTTGAAATTGGCAAAGAAGCTATTCCACATAGTCGAAGTTTGCGATGACCCGATGGCGGAGACTTACAAGCGAGAAAACATTTTCCTCTATTCAATACGTTCGAAATAG